Proteins from a single region of Labedella gwakjiensis:
- a CDS encoding SDR family oxidoreductase, whose amino-acid sequence MTAENDPRTAHHEDGFKEQEQTQPGLTSEMTPRPDHGEDTYRGSGRLEGLVALITGGDSGIGRAAAIAYAREGADVAIVCLPEEQADGDDTGRLIEEAGHRSLVIAADIRDEQTNADIVERVVAELGSLDILVLNAAFQDVADGITELATAKLQRTFETNIYAQLWMTRSAVPHLKPGSSIIVTSSVQAASPSPQLIDYAMTKAAQLAFVKALAQELGEKGIRVNAVAPGPVWTPLIPGTSWPEKLPDFGQDTPLGRAGQPAELASTYVFLADPASSYVSGAVVSVTGGTTF is encoded by the coding sequence ATGACCGCCGAGAACGACCCCCGCACCGCGCACCACGAGGACGGCTTCAAGGAGCAGGAGCAGACCCAGCCGGGCCTCACGAGCGAGATGACGCCGAGGCCCGACCACGGCGAGGACACCTACCGCGGCTCCGGCCGGCTCGAGGGCCTCGTGGCGCTCATCACCGGTGGTGACTCGGGGATCGGCCGGGCAGCGGCCATCGCCTACGCTCGCGAGGGCGCCGACGTCGCGATCGTGTGCCTGCCGGAGGAGCAGGCCGACGGCGACGACACCGGTCGCCTCATCGAGGAGGCCGGGCACCGTTCCCTCGTCATCGCTGCGGACATCCGCGACGAGCAGACGAACGCCGACATCGTCGAGCGTGTGGTCGCCGAGCTCGGTTCGCTCGACATCCTCGTTCTGAACGCGGCGTTCCAGGACGTCGCCGACGGAATCACCGAGCTCGCGACGGCGAAGCTCCAGCGCACCTTCGAGACGAACATCTACGCCCAGCTGTGGATGACCCGATCGGCCGTGCCGCACCTGAAGCCGGGGTCGTCGATCATCGTGACATCGTCCGTGCAGGCCGCGAGCCCGTCCCCCCAGCTCATCGACTACGCCATGACGAAGGCCGCCCAGCTCGCGTTTGTGAAGGCTCTCGCGCAGGAGCTCGGTGAGAAGGGCATCCGCGTGAACGCCGTGGCACCCGGGCCGGTGTGGACTCCGCTCATCCCCGGCACGTCGTGGCCGGAGAAGCTGCCGGACTTCGGGCAGGACACTCCCCTGGGTCGCGCGGGTCAGCCCGCGGAGCTCGCGAGCACGTACGTGTTCCTCGCGGACCCGGCGTCGTCGTACGTCTCGGGCGCCGTCGTCTCGGTCACGGGCGGCACCACCTTCTAG
- a CDS encoding DUF2207 domain-containing protein produces the protein MAPRTSARSRPTILLGIAATALLAAAVTATASPAHADTDDFTFDSFHADMTLVRSADRHAELLVTETLVARFPEDEEQNRGIIRAIPDDYDGVPLRTEIASVTDEDGEPVPYEVSEDGGFLEVATGDDSYVFGEQTYVISYTQRDTIRAFADTEADEFQRDLNGTGWEQPFGEVTSTLTMDAELAEALTGNAACYLGEQGSTDLCDIESAEEDGSVVFRTSASDLDPGENVSIAVGFDAGTFVPGEVERNGLEQFAFDATPAVQGGSIAAIALSVVAAIGALVGRRRSRDAPGRGVIVPQYEPPRDVTVMQAAHLAGRKNQAVPAALVDLAVAGNVRLLATEGEETSDGVVLEYVRPSEDAERQDVLVALFGEGAEAGARKKIAPDAQALAARLSALSDVARDSLRDAGLTETPDHRAASLAIYGSIGVFVLAFVCLILGVLGRTGTWFGGVALLASVLAVVLAISLWRYRDRITDTGASARDHLVGLRDYLALAEKDRLRVLQSPEGAERVDTGDPLQVVHLYEELLPYAVIWGVEKEWSEVLELRVQEAGTRLDWYGGGSSFSSVHFLTTFGALRSGSLAGTSAGAWTGSGSGSYTGGSMGGGFSGMGSGGGGGGGR, from the coding sequence ATGGCCCCCCGGACATCTGCTCGATCGCGCCCGACGATCCTCCTCGGCATCGCGGCCACCGCGCTCCTCGCCGCCGCCGTCACGGCCACGGCGTCGCCCGCTCACGCCGACACCGACGACTTCACGTTCGACTCGTTCCACGCCGACATGACCCTCGTGCGGTCGGCCGACCGGCACGCCGAGCTCCTCGTCACCGAGACGCTCGTGGCGCGCTTCCCCGAGGACGAGGAACAGAACCGCGGCATCATCCGCGCGATCCCCGACGACTACGACGGCGTGCCGCTCCGCACCGAGATCGCGAGCGTCACCGATGAGGACGGCGAACCGGTGCCGTACGAGGTCTCGGAGGACGGCGGCTTCCTCGAGGTCGCGACCGGCGACGACTCCTACGTGTTCGGTGAGCAGACCTACGTGATCTCGTACACGCAGCGCGACACGATCCGAGCCTTCGCGGACACGGAGGCCGACGAGTTCCAGCGCGACCTCAACGGCACCGGATGGGAGCAGCCGTTCGGCGAGGTGACCTCGACCCTCACCATGGATGCCGAACTCGCGGAGGCCCTCACGGGCAACGCCGCGTGTTACCTCGGCGAGCAGGGCTCGACGGATCTCTGCGACATCGAATCCGCCGAGGAGGACGGCTCCGTCGTGTTCCGCACGTCCGCCTCGGACCTCGACCCGGGTGAGAACGTCTCCATCGCGGTCGGCTTCGACGCGGGGACTTTCGTGCCAGGCGAGGTCGAACGCAACGGACTCGAGCAGTTCGCGTTCGACGCGACGCCGGCCGTGCAGGGCGGTTCCATCGCGGCGATCGCCCTGAGCGTCGTCGCGGCGATCGGAGCCCTCGTCGGCCGGCGCCGCAGCCGTGATGCGCCCGGTCGCGGCGTGATCGTGCCGCAGTACGAGCCCCCGCGCGACGTCACGGTCATGCAGGCGGCGCACCTCGCCGGGCGCAAGAATCAGGCGGTGCCTGCAGCGCTCGTTGATCTCGCGGTCGCCGGCAACGTCCGGCTCCTCGCGACCGAGGGGGAGGAGACGTCCGACGGCGTCGTGCTCGAGTACGTGCGGCCGAGCGAGGACGCCGAGAGGCAGGACGTCCTCGTCGCCCTCTTCGGGGAGGGTGCAGAGGCGGGTGCCCGGAAGAAGATCGCGCCCGACGCGCAGGCGCTCGCTGCCCGCCTCTCCGCGCTCTCCGATGTGGCCAGGGACTCGCTCCGCGACGCCGGACTCACCGAGACCCCCGACCACCGCGCCGCGTCGCTCGCGATCTACGGCAGCATCGGCGTCTTCGTCCTCGCCTTCGTCTGCCTGATCCTCGGCGTGCTCGGGCGCACGGGCACCTGGTTCGGCGGGGTGGCGCTCCTCGCCAGTGTGCTCGCGGTCGTCCTGGCGATATCCCTCTGGCGATACCGTGACCGCATCACCGACACCGGGGCGTCCGCACGCGACCACCTCGTGGGCCTGCGCGACTACCTGGCGCTCGCTGAGAAGGACCGGCTGCGCGTGCTTCAGAGCCCCGAGGGCGCTGAGCGCGTCGACACGGGCGACCCGCTTCAGGTCGTGCACCTGTACGAGGAGCTGCTGCCCTACGCCGTGATCTGGGGGGTGGAGAAGGAGTGGTCGGAGGTGCTCGAACTGCGCGTCCAGGAGGCCGGGACCCGACTCGACTGGTACGGCGGCGGTTCGTCGTTCTCGTCCGTGCACTTCCTCACGACGTTCGGTGCGCTCCGCTCCGGGTCCCTCGCGGGCACGTCGGCCGGGGCCTGGACGGGCTCGGGGAGCGGCAGCTACACGGGTGGGTCGATGGGCGGCGGCTTCTCCGGCATGGGGTCGGGCGGCGGTGGCGGCGGGGGCCGCTAG
- a CDS encoding TetR/AcrR family transcriptional regulator gives MSRSDRGYHHGDLAAALEAAAFELVDESGHSGLSLREVARRADVSHNAPYHHYGDRASLLAHLGAVSMGHLIDSLEAARRDASDAAPGERAALVAGAYIHYAALHSARFRLMNDPEICDPRQPSPTMAPLLERVHGILADLVDELEPDAPEARRASLCTAIWGAVHGLAELVLTGQVPESEAGPALTTLLDPNRG, from the coding sequence GTGTCAAGATCGGATCGCGGATACCACCACGGCGACCTCGCCGCCGCCCTCGAGGCGGCCGCGTTCGAACTCGTCGACGAGTCCGGTCACTCCGGGCTGAGCCTCCGCGAGGTCGCCAGACGCGCGGACGTGAGCCACAACGCGCCGTACCACCACTACGGCGACAGGGCCTCTCTGCTCGCCCACCTCGGAGCCGTGAGCATGGGCCACCTGATCGACTCCCTCGAGGCGGCCAGGCGCGACGCGTCCGATGCCGCGCCGGGCGAGCGTGCCGCTCTGGTCGCCGGAGCCTACATCCACTACGCGGCACTCCACAGTGCGCGCTTCCGGCTCATGAACGATCCGGAGATCTGCGACCCCCGTCAGCCGTCACCCACGATGGCTCCGCTCCTCGAACGCGTGCACGGCATCCTCGCCGACCTCGTCGACGAGTTGGAACCGGACGCCCCCGAGGCGCGGCGCGCGTCCCTCTGCACGGCGATCTGGGGTGCGGTCCACGGACTGGCGGAACTCGTCCTCACGGGACAGGTCCCCGAGTCCGAGGCGGGGCCGGCGCTCACGACGCTCCTCGACCCGAATCGCGGCTAG
- a CDS encoding NAD(P)H-dependent oxidoreductase, with protein sequence MPALIIDGHPNAESLSAAIARRYAASFGDATLVALRDLDFDVHLRAGYRAEQPLEPDLERVWLEMVRADHIVIVTPIWWGATPALLSGFFDRVLLPRRAFRFSRLGLPVGLLAGRSGRLVVTTDSPRLFLARQGDPTVRAVRDGTMRYCGIAPAAVTRIGPVRGADQERREAWLARIEGIAARDAERVTRSAPRRARRAARLAEIPSRARSTESVGRAWDRH encoded by the coding sequence ATGCCCGCCCTCATCATCGACGGCCACCCGAACGCCGAATCGCTCTCGGCGGCGATCGCCCGCCGCTACGCCGCGTCCTTCGGCGATGCGACGCTCGTGGCCCTGCGCGATCTCGACTTCGACGTGCACCTCCGCGCCGGGTACCGGGCGGAGCAGCCCCTCGAACCCGACCTCGAGCGTGTCTGGCTCGAGATGGTGCGTGCGGACCACATCGTCATCGTCACGCCGATCTGGTGGGGAGCGACGCCGGCGCTCCTGAGCGGATTCTTCGATCGCGTCCTCCTCCCGCGGAGGGCGTTCCGCTTCTCGCGACTCGGCCTCCCCGTCGGGCTCCTCGCCGGGCGCTCCGGGCGGCTCGTCGTCACGACCGACTCGCCGCGTCTCTTCCTCGCTCGTCAAGGCGACCCCACCGTGCGCGCAGTCCGTGACGGGACGATGCGGTACTGCGGCATCGCGCCCGCCGCCGTGACGCGCATCGGTCCGGTCCGCGGGGCGGATCAGGAAAGGCGTGAGGCGTGGCTCGCGCGTATCGAGGGGATCGCGGCGCGAGATGCCGAGCGCGTGACGCGTTCGGCGCCGCGTCGAGCCCGCCGGGCCGCGCGGCTGGCGGAGATCCCGTCGCGCGCACGGTCGACGGAGAGTGTGGGGCGGGCCTGGGATCGACACTGA
- a CDS encoding alpha-galactosidase — protein MTPRPAEPILLDGRPLLHPLASIAAAGVDHHRRMIERGPDGRVWEFALELRSTGSVELSGLDAVRARLDIDDAAPWRTLWFTSSWGAEFAPIEGELDLPLRLGVSSGRSSHGMHPWLGLTRAGAAMIVSPAWSGNWHISIDAHGLLTAGISPDGFRTVVTPEAPVVAPPVFVAVGSDLDAAAAALARAVARDVVPRSPASEAIPVEWNHWWPYEDADISADVFRRNAVVAASVGIETVTLDAGWFGRADAASDWQRERGDWDAVNGARFPQGLPALADDVRALGLDFGVWLEPEAVGADARLRRERPELIAARRSPAPASPSITVSLDPRDPTFLGYVCLGSPQGRDFVRDTISRVITDTGARWLKLDFNVDPGAGCDRTDHGHGAYDGLYRHYRGLYAVLDDVRASHPEVVLEACSSGGLRIDLGLAAHTHCAFLSDPDWTEHHLQALWGASLMLPPVAMLHWSWSQWRGDNPDQERDWSGLSTSAFAAMLRPAMLQRFGVSMRLEDLSPELRDCLREHLRLYREEIAPLVRAGELRRLTPPPLRGGGGERVPAFQLSDGDHHVVVGTVLPGGTTPRRQRVDGLDLDRDYRIRNIDAGSEAVVSGARLGREGVAVDPGAESWVLLVEAVRSPVASGDAPDTPELGALVPPSPDRI, from the coding sequence ATGACGCCGCGTCCCGCAGAGCCGATCCTGCTCGACGGGCGTCCGCTCCTCCACCCACTCGCCTCGATCGCGGCCGCCGGCGTGGACCACCACCGCCGCATGATCGAGAGGGGTCCGGACGGCCGGGTGTGGGAGTTCGCGCTCGAGCTGCGCTCCACGGGCTCCGTCGAGCTCTCCGGTCTCGACGCCGTGCGCGCCCGCCTCGACATCGACGACGCGGCTCCGTGGCGCACCCTGTGGTTCACGTCGTCGTGGGGCGCGGAGTTCGCACCGATCGAGGGAGAGCTCGACCTCCCCCTCCGCCTCGGCGTCTCCTCCGGCCGGTCGTCACACGGCATGCACCCGTGGCTCGGACTCACGCGCGCAGGGGCCGCGATGATCGTCTCGCCGGCGTGGAGCGGGAACTGGCACATCTCCATCGACGCCCACGGCCTGCTGACGGCCGGCATCTCTCCGGACGGATTCCGGACCGTCGTCACCCCGGAGGCGCCCGTCGTGGCGCCGCCGGTGTTCGTCGCCGTCGGTTCCGATCTCGATGCCGCCGCCGCCGCGCTCGCTCGCGCCGTCGCCCGTGACGTCGTGCCGCGCTCTCCGGCGAGCGAGGCGATCCCCGTGGAATGGAACCACTGGTGGCCGTACGAGGACGCGGACATCAGCGCAGACGTCTTCCGGCGGAACGCGGTGGTGGCGGCCTCGGTCGGCATCGAGACGGTCACGCTCGACGCCGGCTGGTTCGGGAGGGCGGACGCGGCGAGCGATTGGCAGCGCGAGCGCGGTGACTGGGACGCCGTCAACGGCGCACGCTTCCCGCAGGGTCTGCCGGCGCTCGCAGACGACGTGCGCGCGCTCGGTCTCGACTTCGGCGTGTGGTTGGAGCCGGAGGCCGTCGGGGCCGATGCGCGACTGCGTCGGGAGCGGCCCGAACTCATCGCGGCGCGGCGCTCCCCTGCCCCGGCCTCCCCCTCGATCACGGTGTCGCTCGACCCGCGCGATCCGACCTTCCTCGGCTACGTGTGCCTCGGGTCGCCGCAGGGACGGGACTTCGTGCGCGACACGATCTCCCGCGTGATCACCGATACCGGAGCCCGCTGGCTCAAGCTCGACTTCAACGTGGACCCCGGCGCCGGCTGCGATCGCACCGATCACGGCCACGGCGCGTACGACGGGCTGTACCGCCACTACCGCGGGCTCTACGCGGTCCTCGACGACGTTCGCGCGAGCCATCCGGAGGTGGTCCTCGAGGCGTGCTCCTCCGGCGGGCTGCGCATCGACCTCGGGCTCGCCGCGCACACGCATTGCGCCTTCCTGTCGGACCCCGACTGGACGGAGCACCACCTGCAGGCGCTCTGGGGAGCGAGCCTCATGCTCCCTCCCGTCGCGATGCTGCACTGGTCGTGGTCGCAGTGGCGCGGGGACAACCCGGACCAGGAACGGGACTGGAGCGGCCTGTCGACGTCGGCCTTCGCCGCGATGCTGCGACCGGCCATGCTGCAGCGCTTCGGGGTGTCGATGCGCCTCGAGGATCTGAGCCCCGAGCTGCGCGACTGCCTGCGCGAGCACCTTCGGCTGTACCGCGAGGAGATCGCGCCGCTCGTGCGTGCAGGAGAGCTGAGGCGGCTCACCCCGCCACCGCTCCGTGGAGGCGGGGGCGAGAGGGTCCCCGCGTTCCAGCTGAGCGACGGTGACCACCACGTCGTCGTCGGCACCGTGCTGCCAGGTGGCACGACGCCTCGCCGTCAGCGCGTCGATGGCCTGGACCTCGACCGCGACTATCGCATACGGAACATCGACGCCGGCAGCGAGGCGGTCGTCTCGGGTGCACGTCTCGGCCGCGAAGGCGTCGCCGTCGACCCCGGTGCGGAGTCGTGGGTCCTGCTGGTGGAGGCCGTCCGATCGCCCGTAGCCAGCGGGGACGCACCTGATACACCCGAACTGGGGGCGCTTGTCCCCCCTTCGCCCGACAGAATTTAA
- a CDS encoding carbohydrate ABC transporter permease, whose translation MSETSSTLSKRSRTPIFLALCLVAVSIAFPVVFIGSSAFRSKADYLLNPFGLPESLTLENFVALWNNYGIGRALGNSLTVIAVALTLQLLIAGLAGFAMAKLPVPGVKYIRAGFVLVMLVPGQVLIIPTYLLLSNLGLVGSLQGLMLVYIATGMPFAVFFLSVTFRTLDANVLEAARIDGAGFWRTFLSVAVPMGIPGIATLAVLQFLAMWNELLFAYILLPNDQLRLLTPALAQIGGRFTSDQTLVSAGLIISSLPPLILLALASRYVMSGLGASLGR comes from the coding sequence GTGAGCGAGACCAGCTCGACCCTCTCGAAGCGGTCGCGAACGCCGATCTTCCTGGCCCTGTGCCTCGTGGCCGTGTCGATCGCGTTCCCCGTGGTCTTCATCGGGTCGTCGGCCTTCCGCAGCAAGGCCGACTACCTCCTCAACCCGTTCGGTCTGCCGGAGTCGCTCACGCTCGAGAACTTCGTCGCCCTCTGGAACAACTACGGGATCGGCCGGGCACTCGGGAACAGCCTGACCGTCATCGCCGTGGCTCTCACGCTGCAGCTGCTCATCGCCGGGCTCGCGGGCTTCGCGATGGCGAAGCTCCCCGTCCCCGGGGTGAAGTACATCCGTGCCGGCTTCGTCCTCGTCATGCTCGTGCCCGGGCAGGTGCTCATCATCCCGACGTACCTGCTCCTGTCGAACCTCGGACTCGTGGGCAGCCTCCAGGGCCTCATGCTCGTGTACATCGCGACGGGCATGCCGTTCGCGGTGTTCTTCCTCTCCGTCACGTTCCGCACTCTCGATGCGAACGTCCTGGAGGCTGCGCGCATCGACGGCGCCGGATTCTGGCGCACGTTCCTGTCGGTCGCCGTGCCGATGGGCATCCCCGGCATCGCGACACTCGCGGTGCTGCAGTTCCTCGCGATGTGGAACGAGCTCCTGTTCGCCTACATCCTCCTGCCGAACGACCAGTTGCGCCTCCTCACCCCGGCGCTCGCGCAGATCGGCGGTCGGTTCACGAGCGACCAGACCCTCGTCTCGGCCGGACTGATCATCAGCTCCCTCCCGCCGCTCATCCTGCTCGCTCTCGCCTCGCGCTACGTGATGAGCGGGCTCGGCGCGAGCCTCGGACGATGA
- a CDS encoding carbohydrate ABC transporter permease — translation MTAPTQLAPGAALTAASGAAPPPRRPAAGWRRRERIIASLAVAPALLLVLAFMAYPVGYALWISLHRSNGVRYEWLGLGNYIDLLGDPLLHQVFVTNLLFLVAVPLVIFTAVICAVLLHERIRGWKFFRVLFFVPNVLSTAVVGLMFKTLFSYRGPINAAIVATGGQPIDFFSQAGTSIFVIVMALVWSGFGYQTLILLSGLSSINPEMLEAATMDGAGWWKRLWYITLPSIRGVLALVTILNVLYTFTSLFGFIFVMTAGGPGYDTTTLDYLIYTLAFSSSNLGQGAALAVLVFLLIGGLTLVQLKVFRLSDGEES, via the coding sequence ATGACCGCCCCCACCCAGCTCGCTCCGGGCGCCGCGCTCACCGCGGCGTCCGGGGCGGCACCCCCACCCCGGCGGCCCGCAGCCGGTTGGCGGCGGCGCGAGCGGATCATCGCGTCCCTCGCCGTGGCCCCGGCGCTCCTGCTCGTGCTCGCATTCATGGCGTACCCCGTGGGCTACGCCCTCTGGATCTCTCTGCATCGCTCGAACGGAGTCCGCTACGAGTGGCTCGGGCTCGGCAACTACATCGACCTCCTCGGGGACCCGCTCCTCCACCAGGTCTTCGTCACGAACCTCCTGTTCCTCGTGGCCGTCCCCCTCGTGATCTTCACGGCCGTGATCTGCGCCGTGCTGCTGCACGAGCGGATCCGCGGGTGGAAGTTCTTCCGCGTTCTCTTCTTCGTGCCGAACGTGCTGTCGACGGCGGTCGTCGGCCTCATGTTCAAGACGCTCTTCTCCTACCGCGGTCCGATCAACGCCGCGATCGTCGCCACGGGCGGACAACCCATCGACTTCTTCAGCCAGGCGGGCACGTCGATCTTCGTGATCGTCATGGCTCTCGTCTGGTCCGGTTTCGGCTACCAGACGCTCATCCTGCTGTCGGGACTCAGCTCGATCAACCCGGAGATGCTCGAGGCGGCGACGATGGACGGCGCCGGGTGGTGGAAGCGGCTCTGGTACATCACGCTGCCGAGCATCCGCGGCGTCCTCGCCCTCGTGACGATCCTCAACGTGCTCTACACGTTCACCTCTCTCTTCGGGTTCATCTTCGTGATGACGGCCGGCGGCCCGGGCTACGACACCACGACCCTCGACTACCTCATCTACACCCTCGCCTTCTCCTCGTCGAACCTCGGCCAGGGAGCGGCGCTTGCCGTGCTCGTGTTCCTCCTCATCGGTGGACTGACGCTCGTGCAGCTCAAGGTGTTCCGGCTCTCGGACGGAGAAGAATCGTGA
- a CDS encoding ABC transporter substrate-binding protein: protein MTMRRAAAAIAATGLVVAGLAGCAPSSESADGDVTLTIWDNGLLSKKAEDGSVDEDNSFLHRVAADYEDDNPGVSIDIVQLSGDISQDAAQFQAASIAKNGPDIRVGYTGGNTIDYADFLLPLNDTFSDETVADLSGWNTVRAGYQEDGDLLGLPYGGGSYFYVFYNKAMVEEAGLDLSTPPATWEELLDDGQQVLDETDYTPFWTTNQEGYSGAWIVAALAGGLLGPTAFTDMFNGDIPIDDPAMVEAYEAYADLFSRGLTNPDAGSLGNSELLTGFLQGNGAFMVSGSWENSAMFDAVGDDMGVFPIPMLEDAEYPSTIAGGPNVSLSITNYSEHQEEAQDFLNYLAEPSTIDLYVELNQTEASNSAQADPSVITNPYLQSQAEQLVNVEDVVYPFDNVMPQLVIDLFYRVNATVFTGQTTAEDAVSQLQDAYESEQTQ, encoded by the coding sequence ATGACCATGAGACGAGCCGCGGCCGCCATCGCCGCGACGGGCCTCGTCGTGGCCGGCCTCGCCGGCTGCGCACCCTCCTCCGAGAGCGCCGACGGCGATGTCACGCTCACGATCTGGGACAACGGACTGCTCTCGAAGAAGGCGGAGGACGGCAGTGTCGACGAGGACAACTCCTTCCTCCATCGCGTCGCCGCCGACTACGAGGACGACAACCCCGGCGTCTCGATCGACATCGTGCAGCTCTCCGGCGACATCTCGCAGGACGCCGCACAGTTCCAGGCCGCATCGATCGCGAAGAACGGCCCGGACATCCGCGTCGGCTACACGGGCGGCAACACGATCGACTACGCCGATTTCCTCCTCCCGCTCAACGACACCTTCTCCGACGAGACCGTCGCCGACCTGAGTGGATGGAACACCGTGCGGGCCGGCTACCAGGAGGACGGCGACCTGCTCGGGCTGCCCTACGGCGGCGGTTCCTACTTCTACGTCTTCTACAACAAGGCGATGGTCGAGGAGGCCGGCCTCGACCTGTCGACACCGCCCGCCACCTGGGAGGAGCTGCTCGACGACGGCCAGCAGGTGCTCGACGAGACCGACTACACGCCGTTCTGGACCACGAACCAGGAGGGCTACAGCGGCGCCTGGATCGTCGCGGCGCTCGCCGGCGGCCTGCTCGGCCCCACCGCGTTCACCGACATGTTCAACGGCGACATCCCGATCGACGACCCCGCGATGGTCGAGGCCTACGAAGCGTACGCCGACCTCTTCTCGCGCGGCCTCACGAACCCCGACGCCGGCAGCCTCGGCAACTCGGAGCTCCTCACGGGCTTCCTGCAGGGCAACGGGGCGTTCATGGTCTCGGGCTCGTGGGAGAACAGCGCGATGTTCGACGCCGTCGGCGACGACATGGGCGTGTTCCCCATCCCGATGCTCGAAGACGCGGAGTACCCGAGCACAATCGCGGGTGGCCCGAACGTGTCCCTCTCGATCACGAACTACTCGGAACACCAAGAGGAGGCGCAGGACTTCCTGAACTACCTCGCCGAGCCGTCGACGATCGACCTGTACGTGGAACTCAACCAGACGGAGGCGTCGAACTCGGCGCAAGCCGACCCGTCGGTCATCACCAACCCGTACCTGCAGTCGCAGGCCGAGCAGCTCGTGAACGTCGAAGACGTGGTCTACCCGTTCGACAACGTCATGCCGCAGCTCGTCATCGACCTCTTCTACCGGGTGAACGCCACCGTCTTCACAGGCCAGACCACCGCGGAGGACGCGGTCTCGCAGCTGCAGGACGCGTACGAGAGCGAGCAGACGCAGTAA
- a CDS encoding SDR family NAD(P)-dependent oxidoreductase, translating to MSIPSRTALVTGAASGIGAAIAARLTRSGHSVVLLDIDAQGLERRISELAAAGGRASGIVADLADVGRPDVAAALVSRIREHVSTLDVLVNAAGIAETGSTADLDMASYRRVLDVNLDGMVALTVALLPLLRDSSSARVLNIGSVQGQTSAVDTLAYATSKGGVHAFTRSLAVDLAADGILVNALAPGFVDTPMARLADGSTEFETGWFQDVYVRHGRIPLRRPAQPDEIAAAAEFFVSPDNTYVTGQVVAVDGGLGATF from the coding sequence ATGTCCATCCCGTCCAGGACCGCACTCGTCACGGGTGCCGCCAGCGGCATCGGTGCGGCGATCGCCGCCCGTCTGACGCGATCGGGCCACTCCGTGGTGCTCCTCGACATCGACGCGCAGGGCCTCGAGCGACGGATCTCCGAACTCGCCGCCGCCGGCGGCAGGGCCAGCGGCATCGTCGCCGACCTCGCCGACGTCGGACGGCCGGACGTCGCGGCCGCGCTCGTCTCCCGCATCCGGGAACACGTCTCGACCCTCGACGTGCTCGTGAACGCCGCCGGCATCGCCGAGACCGGCTCCACCGCCGACCTCGACATGGCGTCGTACCGCCGCGTGCTCGACGTGAACCTCGACGGCATGGTGGCCCTCACCGTCGCCCTCCTGCCGCTCCTCCGTGACTCGTCGTCGGCCCGCGTGCTCAACATCGGGTCGGTCCAGGGCCAGACGAGCGCGGTCGACACCCTCGCCTACGCCACGAGCAAGGGAGGCGTCCACGCCTTCACTCGCAGCCTCGCCGTCGATCTCGCGGCCGACGGGATCCTCGTGAACGCGCTCGCTCCCGGGTTCGTCGACACCCCGATGGCCCGACTCGCCGACGGGTCCACCGAGTTCGAGACCGGCTGGTTCCAGGACGTCTACGTGCGTCACGGTCGCATCCCCCTGCGCCGGCCGGCGCAGCCCGACGAGATCGCAGCGGCCGCCGAGTTCTTCGTCTCCCCGGACAACACGTACGTCACCGGTCAGGTCGTCGCGGTCGACGGTGGCCTGGGGGCGACGTTCTGA